Proteins from one Mugil cephalus isolate CIBA_MC_2020 chromosome 15, CIBA_Mcephalus_1.1, whole genome shotgun sequence genomic window:
- the nlrc3l1 gene encoding protein NLRC3 — MDDTDEAMATQSDSSSIGEAVSGRGENVPEGEEEDDLYYIPPRRPSLDLGENSMDISNRHYVEQALTPAQSYRSMTSEEDSDEMGDDQECSTGIQLDRADSYSSCYSFDSDDCEKRAPKIKTKDAVSEPAETLELIQDPEAVSHPSLTVGFTLKAICSTFKEMSVEEFWRFKRMLWKYYPQLFTTSFQSMDMLDLGDRLLECYSLQLALQITKTILVKIGQKTMVDFLQTLCIRNEVQYDLKEALKKKYSEVCLDLAMEGEKRPLDEVFTNLYISSNPNNGPNIEHEAVTIKRLDTNQGPGNLISSKDIFTAESLENQPHIKIILVTGVAGSGKSMMVRRLALDWAEERSHQHIAFVFPLSFRELKQFEGSKVSLQDIIQQIYPETKKLRTEDYRSSECKMLFVFDGLDEYTGKVDFENTELLCDYADPTTLKVIVVNVMRGRLLYSNLSVVTTRPQVHSCIPWDTFHQQIEVRGFCDPDKDEYFKKRFKDPNQATQVIAYVNSIKSLRIMCHLPLFCSLVADECQRIFQQRGTQVELPRSITYMYTKLMLVLIRQLRTVRASKWSPDEELEFLMKLGKQALNMLEKDQFRVTMWDWKELQISEREAVVNSGLCTQYLVKPHVLFHEKVLSFIHPTMQEYLAALYVFLLFRIEGKNVFDQKGKFMGVFKGSKSKELYKCALDMSLPCEDGRWDFFLRFLFGMAQKSNFELLQPFHPSSLKWSPVEDAAAVINKKIKDKQYPNKVSNLQQCLVELGV, encoded by the exons ATGGATGACACTGATGAGGCGATGGCCACGCAATCAGACAGCTCCTCCATTGGGGAAGCAGTATCTGGTAGAGGAGAAAACGTGcctgagggagaagaagaagatgacctGTACTACATCCCTCCGAGGAGACCTTCTCTCGACCTGGGAGAGAATTCAATGGATATTAGCAACCG gcaTTATGTGGAACAGGCCTTGACACCAGCTCAGAGCTACAGATCAATGACAAGCGAGGAGGACTCAGATGAAATGGGAGATGACCAGGAGTGTTCCACAGG GATCCAGCTGGACAGAGCAGATTCATACTCTAGCTGCTACTCCTTTGACAGTGACGACTGTGAAAAAAGAGCTCCAAA GATTAAAACCAAAGATGCAGTCTCAGAACCTGCTGAAACACTTGAGTTAATCCAAGACCCAGAAGCAGTTAGTCATCCGTCTCTTACAGTGGGATTCACTCTCAAG GCCATTTGTAGTACCTTTAAGGAGATGTCAGTCGAAGAGTTTTGGAGATTCAAGAGGATGCTGTGGAAGTATTACCCGCAGTTATTCACCACTTCTTTCCAAAGCATGGACATGCTGGACCTTGGGGACCGGTTACTCGAGTGTTACAGCCTTCAACTGGCTTTGCAGATCACCAAAACCATTCTTGTCAAGATAGGGCAAAAAACGATGGTTGACTTTCTGCAGACTTTGTGCATCAGAA atgaggTACAATACGATTTGAAAGAGGCTCTGAAGAAGAAATATAGTGAAGTATGTCTAGATTTGGccatggagggagaaaagaggccCCTTGATGAGGTCTTCACTAATCTTTACATCTCATCAAACCCAAATAATGGCCCAAATATTGAACATGAGGCAGTGACCATAAAAAGGCTGGACACCAACCAAGGGCCAGGAAATCTTATTTCTTCTAAGGATATTTTTACCGCGGAAAGCCTGGAAAATCAGCCACACATAAAGATAATATTGGTCACTGGTGTGGCGGGATCAGGGAAGTCCATGATGGTCAGAAGGTTAGCCCTTGATTGGGCTGAAGAACGGTCACACCAGCACATTGCTTTTGTATTTCCCTTGTCATTCAGAGAGCTCAAACAGTTTGAGGGCTCAAAAGTCTCCCTTCAGGACATAATACAGCAAATCTACCCGGAAACCAAAAAATTAAGAACTGAGGATTATAGATCCAGTGAGTGCAAAATGCTGTTTGTCTTTGATGGTCTAGATGAGTACACTGGGAAGGTTGACTTTGAAAATACTGAGCTTCTGTGTGACTACGCTGATCCTACCACCCTGAAAGTCATCGTGGTCAACGTCATGAGAGGGCGGCTGCTCTACAGCAACCTGTCTGTGGTCACCACTCGACCACAAGTACACAGCTGCATCCCTTGGGATACGTTTCACCAACAGATAGAAGTGCGGGGCTTCTGTGACCCTGATAAGGATGAGTACTTTAAAAAGAGGTTTAAGGACCCAAATCAGGCGACTCAAGTTATTGCATATGTCAACTCTATCAAAAGCCTCCGCATCATGTGCCACTTGCCTCTGTTCTGCTCATTAGTGGCCGATGAGTGCCAGCGCATATTTCAGCAACGGGGGACACAGGTAGAGCTGCCAAGGAGCATCACCTACATGTACACGAAGCTGATGCTTGTGCTCATACGACAGCTTCGCACAGTTAGAGCTTCAAAATGGAGCCCAGATGAAGAACTGGAATTCCTTATGAAACTTGGAAAGCAGGCCTTGAACATGCTGGAAAAGGACCAGTTCCGTGTAACCATGTGGGATTGGAAAGAGCTTCAAATCAGTGAAAGGGAGGCCGTGGTTAACAGTGGGCTGTGCACACAATACCTGGTAAAGCCACACGTCTTGTTCCATGAGAAAGTCTTGAGCTTTATCCACCCCACCATGCAGGAGTACCTGGCCGCTCTTTATGTGTTTCTCCTTTTTAGGATCGAggggaaaaatgtttttgatcaGAAAGGGAAATTCATGGGGGTGTTCAAGGGTTCCAAGTCAAAGGAACTGTACAAATGTGCTTTGGACATGAGTCTCCCGTGCGAGGATGGCAGATGGGACTTTTTCCTGCGTTTCCTCTTTGGAATGGCCCAAAAAAGCAACTTTGAACTTCTTCAGCCGTTCCATCCCTCTTCTTTAAAGTGGTCACCTGTCGAAGATGCTGCTGCAGTTATCAACAAGAAGATCAAAGACAAGCAGTATCCCAACAAGGTCAGCAACTTGCAGCAGTGCCTGGTGGAGCTGGGTGTGTGA
- the LOC125021466 gene encoding interleukin-18-binding protein-like isoform X1, protein MLERIYSKPQTAVSSNSLSGGINMKLSSVVQALGFLCLLLANGFPVYSSVPGEFPKIIGPDQVKIESHPGEQLVLHCDALSNCEDDITLIYWLVNGSFPEESDGRIVESNESTLEENTILHRSLLLKNVTSEDLRSTFTCVVTNAVGMAHKRITLATNTSGCSGA, encoded by the exons ATGTTGGAGCGTATATATAGTAAACCCCAGACAGCAGTCAGTAGCAACAGTCTCTCAGGAGGAATCAATATGAAGCTGTCTTCTGTTGTCCAAG CTTTGGGATTTCTGTGTCTGCTTCTTGCAAATGGATTTCCAG TTTATTCTTCAGTTCCTGGTGAATTTCCAAAGATCATCGGGCCAGACCAGGTCAAAATAGAATCGCATCCAG GCGAGCAGCTGGTTCTTCACTGTGATGCCCTTTCAAACTGTGAAGATGACATCACTCTTATCTACTGGCTCGTCAATGGCTCTTTCCCTGAAGAGAGTGACGGCAGGATAGTGGAATCAAATGA gtCAACGTTAGAGGAGAATACAATCCTACACAGGAGTCTGCTTTTGAAGAATGTCACATCAGAGGACCTCAGATCCACCTTCACATGTGTGGTGACGAATGCTGTGGGAATGGCCCACAAGCGCATAACGTTAGCTACTAACACCAGTGGCTGCAGCGGTGCTTGA
- the LOC125021466 gene encoding interleukin-18-binding protein-like isoform X2 produces the protein MLERIYSKPQTAVSSNSLSGGINMKLSSVVQALGFLCLLLANGFPVPGEFPKIIGPDQVKIESHPGEQLVLHCDALSNCEDDITLIYWLVNGSFPEESDGRIVESNESTLEENTILHRSLLLKNVTSEDLRSTFTCVVTNAVGMAHKRITLATNTSGCSGA, from the exons ATGTTGGAGCGTATATATAGTAAACCCCAGACAGCAGTCAGTAGCAACAGTCTCTCAGGAGGAATCAATATGAAGCTGTCTTCTGTTGTCCAAG CTTTGGGATTTCTGTGTCTGCTTCTTGCAAATGGATTTCCAG TTCCTGGTGAATTTCCAAAGATCATCGGGCCAGACCAGGTCAAAATAGAATCGCATCCAG GCGAGCAGCTGGTTCTTCACTGTGATGCCCTTTCAAACTGTGAAGATGACATCACTCTTATCTACTGGCTCGTCAATGGCTCTTTCCCTGAAGAGAGTGACGGCAGGATAGTGGAATCAAATGA gtCAACGTTAGAGGAGAATACAATCCTACACAGGAGTCTGCTTTTGAAGAATGTCACATCAGAGGACCTCAGATCCACCTTCACATGTGTGGTGACGAATGCTGTGGGAATGGCCCACAAGCGCATAACGTTAGCTACTAACACCAGTGGCTGCAGCGGTGCTTGA